In one window of Ignavibacteria bacterium DNA:
- a CDS encoding S9 family peptidase, with protein MFRTNRILSIFAIFIFTAGLNLYAQDSNVLTPYNIVKLKSIGETVLSPDGNLIAYTLSSPRTLEDEPGYPYRELFVVPFNGGEPKPFVTGKISVGNLAFSPDGKLITFTGRFDDDKTTQVYAIPVDGGEKYKLTNVKESIGSYQFHPNGKTIFYTASIPADEKKKSLEKKGFNAIVYEENWQHINLFKYDIDSKESKQLTKDITVWDFVISKDGSQIAAAVSPKNSVDDSYMFKRIHLVNPETGVTSLLIDNPGKLGNFAFSPDGKNLVINSAIDISDPSSSSMYVVPVPNMGKSFSSLKNYSKDFEGTISWVGWKDNNTMLFLAEEGVYLPLSSQSIDGKPRKLITDRTAVLRSVAYYGKSDKYVMVMNTPFHANEIYTFSGNSKPKRLTNSNPWLDEIKFGKQEEIRYSARDRLEITGILIYPLNYEAGKKYPLIVDIHGGPEAAYQNGWVTGYGNWGQIASVRGYFIFMPNYRASNGRGVEFSKMGHYDLGGKEFDDVLDGIDFLVDRGFVDPERVGIGGGSYGGYFSAWAATKYSHRFAAACVFVGISNQISKRGTTDIPLEDYYVHWTVWAHDNYDHVWDRSPLKWSKQNQTPTLILHGKEDPRVNVAQSMELYRTLKNINQAPVRLILYPGEGHGNARTPARLDYAIRTIEWFDFYVKNKKPKTEMPAAEVEYEIK; from the coding sequence ATGTTTAGAACAAATAGAATTTTGAGCATCTTTGCAATTTTTATCTTTACTGCAGGATTGAATCTTTATGCACAAGATTCAAATGTTTTAACACCTTACAACATTGTGAAACTCAAATCAATCGGTGAAACTGTTCTCTCACCTGATGGAAATTTAATTGCATACACACTCAGTTCCCCGCGAACTTTGGAAGATGAACCAGGTTATCCGTATCGGGAATTGTTTGTTGTCCCATTCAATGGCGGCGAACCGAAACCCTTTGTAACCGGAAAGATCAGTGTTGGAAATCTTGCTTTTTCTCCGGATGGAAAGCTGATCACATTCACTGGCAGATTCGATGATGACAAGACAACTCAAGTATACGCAATTCCAGTTGATGGCGGCGAAAAATACAAACTAACAAATGTGAAAGAATCGATCGGTAGTTATCAGTTTCATCCCAATGGGAAAACAATTTTTTATACTGCATCAATCCCAGCAGACGAAAAGAAAAAATCTCTTGAGAAAAAAGGATTCAATGCAATTGTGTACGAAGAAAACTGGCAGCATATAAATCTATTTAAGTATGATATCGATTCGAAAGAATCAAAACAGCTCACAAAAGATATTACTGTTTGGGATTTTGTGATTTCAAAAGATGGGAGTCAAATTGCAGCAGCGGTTTCACCCAAAAACTCTGTTGATGATTCTTACATGTTCAAGCGTATTCACTTGGTCAATCCGGAAACTGGCGTTACGAGCTTACTCATTGATAATCCAGGAAAGCTTGGAAATTTTGCTTTCAGTCCTGATGGAAAAAATCTTGTTATCAATTCTGCAATAGATATCAGCGATCCATCGTCAAGCAGTATGTATGTTGTCCCAGTTCCAAATATGGGGAAATCGTTTTCCAGCTTAAAAAATTATTCCAAAGATTTTGAAGGGACTATTTCTTGGGTCGGTTGGAAAGACAATAACACAATGTTATTCCTTGCAGAAGAAGGAGTTTATCTCCCACTAAGTTCACAGTCAATCGATGGCAAGCCGCGAAAATTGATCACTGATAGAACTGCTGTTCTTCGCAGCGTCGCTTATTACGGCAAATCTGATAAATATGTAATGGTTATGAACACACCATTTCATGCGAATGAAATTTACACTTTCAGCGGAAACTCAAAGCCAAAAAGATTAACTAATTCAAATCCTTGGTTAGATGAAATTAAATTTGGAAAACAAGAAGAGATCCGTTATTCGGCAAGAGACAGATTAGAGATTACTGGAATTTTAATCTATCCTTTAAATTATGAAGCCGGTAAAAAATATCCTTTGATAGTCGATATTCACGGCGGACCAGAAGCCGCATATCAAAATGGCTGGGTGACAGGTTATGGAAATTGGGGACAAATTGCTTCTGTGCGCGGTTATTTTATTTTTATGCCGAATTATCGAGCAAGCAATGGACGTGGTGTTGAATTTTCTAAAATGGGTCATTACGATCTAGGCGGAAAAGAATTTGATGATGTGTTGGATGGAATTGATTTTCTCGTAGATAGAGGATTTGTCGATCCAGAACGAGTTGGAATCGGCGGTGGTTCTTATGGCGGATACTTTTCTGCTTGGGCTGCAACAAAATATTCACATAGATTTGCTGCGGCATGTGTGTTTGTCGGAATCTCAAATCAAATTTCGAAACGAGGCACAACTGATATTCCTCTCGAAGATTACTACGTTCATTGGACTGTTTGGGCTCACGATAATTACGATCATGTTTGGGACAGAAGTCCTTTGAAATGGTCTAAACAGAATCAGACTCCGACACTCATTCTCCATGGGAAAGAAGATCCACGTGTGAATGTAGCACAATCAATGGAATTATACAGAACTTTAAAAAACATAAATCAAGCTCCTGTGAGATTGATTCTTTATCCTGGTGAAGGTCATGGAAATGCAAGAACTCCAGCAAGACTGGATTATGCAATTCGAACAATCGAATGGTTTGATTTTTATGTCAAGAACAAAAAGCCAAAAACGGAAATGCCGGCGGCGGAAGTGGAATATGAAATCAAGTGA
- a CDS encoding four helix bundle protein, whose amino-acid sequence MNNELKVRTKLFALSIIKFVQDLPKNSISNVIGNQLLRSGTSVGANYRAACRARCQAEFISKMGIVEEEADETIYWLEILTEAKIIAGKNAENLLKEANEILSMTVASIKTAKKNK is encoded by the coding sequence TTGAATAATGAGTTGAAAGTTAGAACAAAACTTTTTGCACTAAGCATCATTAAGTTTGTTCAAGATTTACCTAAAAATTCTATTTCAAATGTTATTGGAAATCAACTATTAAGGTCGGGAACGTCTGTTGGTGCTAATTATCGTGCTGCTTGCAGGGCTCGCTGCCAAGCTGAATTTATATCCAAGATGGGGATTGTTGAAGAAGAGGCAGATGAAACAATCTATTGGTTAGAAATTCTGACAGAAGCGAAAATAATCGCAGGGAAAAATGCCGAGAATTTATTGAAAGAAGCAAACGAAATTCTTTCTATGACTGTAGCTTCAATTAAAACAGCAAAGAAAAACAAATGA
- a CDS encoding dCMP deaminase, with product MNNNRPSWDQYFLKLAMLASERSTCPRMHCGCVLVKDKFVLATGYNGSLPHLPHCEEVGCLIVDNHCVRTNHAEINALIQATTHGVNVKGSTAYITNMSCTTCAKALIAAGIVRVVVFSDYHDTLATQFYNDSKIEIVKLPMPDKMINYDIESYSSAKRTEKSM from the coding sequence ATGAATAATAACCGTCCTTCTTGGGATCAATATTTTTTGAAACTTGCGATGCTTGCTTCTGAACGATCTACTTGTCCAAGAATGCATTGCGGTTGTGTGCTCGTTAAAGATAAATTTGTTTTAGCCACTGGGTACAATGGCTCGCTTCCCCACTTACCTCATTGCGAAGAAGTCGGCTGCCTGATAGTTGATAATCATTGCGTCAGAACAAATCACGCAGAAATAAATGCATTGATTCAGGCAACAACTCATGGAGTGAATGTGAAAGGATCGACAGCTTATATCACGAATATGTCCTGCACAACGTGTGCGAAAGCATTAATTGCGGCTGGAATTGTACGAGTAGTTGTTTTCTCTGATTATCACGATACACTTGCAACTCAATTTTACAATGACTCGAAAATTGAAATTGTGAAATTACCAATGCCTGATAAAATGATAAACTACGACATTGAAAGTTATTCTTCTGCGAAAAGAACTGAAAAATCAATGTGA
- a CDS encoding DMT family transporter — protein sequence MLAVVFWGISFIATKHALIELNPREIILLRLILAIVFLSLFAVITNRSISIDKKNLMGIFILAAIAVFHLWIQVTGLKYTSASNTGWIIGTAPIFIALLGIIFFKERFSIIQSIGVIIASFGVILLFSKGEFWKINFLTNQGDLLILSSAFTWGVYSVVNKKISLNFSPLMTILYLFILMAVMISPFTITASFLTSVQNLSPLVLFSILFLGIFCSGVAYVIWAQSLKNMSASKVGVFLYFEPFITVIAAWAMLNELITLLMIFSGLIITLGVVLVNKN from the coding sequence ATGCTCGCGGTTGTTTTTTGGGGAATTTCATTCATCGCAACTAAACATGCATTGATCGAATTAAATCCAAGAGAAATAATCCTGCTAAGATTAATTCTTGCTATTGTATTCCTATCTTTATTCGCAGTTATCACAAATAGAAGTATTTCAATCGACAAAAAAAACTTAATGGGAATTTTCATTTTGGCGGCAATTGCTGTTTTTCATTTATGGATTCAAGTTACCGGCTTAAAATATACTTCAGCTTCGAATACAGGATGGATAATTGGGACTGCTCCGATTTTTATAGCACTTCTTGGCATAATTTTTTTTAAGGAAAGATTTTCAATCATTCAATCAATTGGGGTAATTATTGCATCGTTTGGTGTGATATTATTATTCAGCAAAGGTGAGTTTTGGAAAATTAATTTTTTAACTAATCAAGGTGACCTTCTGATTTTGAGCAGTGCATTCACTTGGGGAGTTTATTCGGTAGTTAATAAAAAAATATCCCTCAACTTTTCTCCTTTAATGACAATTTTGTATCTCTTCATTCTGATGGCTGTTATGATTTCACCTTTTACAATCACAGCTTCATTTCTCACCTCTGTTCAGAATTTGTCCCCATTAGTTCTGTTTTCAATTTTATTTCTTGGAATTTTTTGTTCGGGAGTGGCTTATGTTATCTGGGCTCAATCGTTAAAAAACATGTCAGCCTCGAAAGTTGGTGTATTTCTATACTTTGAACCGTTCATTACTGTTATTGCTGCGTGGGCAATGCTTAATGAATTAATTACATTGTTAATGATATTCAGCGGATTAATTATCACACTTGGTGTAGTTCTAGTTAATAAAAACTAA
- a CDS encoding DUF1761 family protein, with the protein MFTKKFFLTFVAVFITLEVLSYIAYMWLLGDAWTSEEVTKFSRPEAEMMGKMWIVYIMDLVWAFFFTFFFVKGYENKGIAEGLRFGLYIGLFFYMVVAYQSYVYYPYPYMLAFQMFIYGLIISLICGVVAALVYKPKAVTA; encoded by the coding sequence ATGTTTACAAAAAAATTCTTTTTAACATTTGTCGCAGTTTTTATTACCCTAGAAGTTCTGAGCTACATTGCTTACATGTGGTTACTGGGTGATGCTTGGACAAGCGAAGAAGTTACCAAATTTTCAAGACCTGAAGCGGAAATGATGGGTAAGATGTGGATTGTTTACATAATGGACTTAGTTTGGGCTTTCTTCTTTACATTCTTCTTCGTAAAGGGTTATGAAAATAAGGGTATTGCAGAGGGATTGAGATTCGGTCTTTACATCGGGCTCTTCTTCTACATGGTAGTGGCGTATCAAAGTTATGTCTACTATCCTTATCCTTACATGTTAGCGTTCCAAATGTTCATTTATGGATTAATAATATCGCTCATTTGCGGTGTTGTTGCAGCTTTAGTATATAAACCAAAAGCTGTTACTGCTTAG
- a CDS encoding alpha/beta hydrolase, protein MILQLTHHKIFYDDLGTGDPVLLIHGFPLSHKIWEPQINFLVKQNFRVIAPDLRGFGNSTSPGEVWEINDFADDVIALLDHLNVKKCSVIGMSMGGYIIFNLFKRYQHRFSNAVFIATKASADDPATKERRNALISSARKIGIQTVTDAFKSILFNQDTYSENQELVDKVERIMLSTSFNGIVGGMSAIRDRNDYVEDLQNFYVPSLVIHGDSDKAVHFENADVTASGLPDAELEIIKNAGHMVNLEAPEKINESILRFLK, encoded by the coding sequence ATGATCCTTCAATTAACGCATCACAAAATATTTTACGATGATCTTGGAACTGGGGATCCAGTCCTCTTAATCCATGGCTTTCCGCTCTCACATAAAATTTGGGAGCCGCAGATTAATTTCTTGGTTAAGCAAAATTTTCGTGTGATTGCTCCGGATCTCAGGGGATTTGGGAACTCGACTTCTCCAGGTGAAGTATGGGAAATAAATGATTTTGCCGATGATGTAATAGCATTACTCGATCATTTAAATGTAAAGAAATGTTCTGTAATTGGAATGTCGATGGGAGGATATATTATTTTTAATCTATTCAAGCGATATCAACATCGTTTTTCAAATGCGGTTTTTATCGCAACAAAAGCAAGTGCCGATGATCCGGCTACAAAAGAAAGACGAAATGCTCTAATTTCTTCTGCAAGAAAAATCGGGATTCAAACTGTCACTGATGCTTTCAAAAGTATTTTATTCAATCAAGACACTTATTCAGAGAATCAAGAACTTGTTGATAAAGTTGAAAGAATTATGCTTAGCACATCGTTTAATGGAATAGTTGGGGGTATGAGTGCCATTAGGGATAGAAATGATTATGTGGAAGATTTACAAAATTTCTATGTTCCATCTTTAGTTATTCATGGTGATTCTGATAAAGCAGTCCATTTTGAAAATGCAGATGTTACTGCAAGTGGGTTGCCCGATGCTGAACTGGAAATAATAAAGAATGCCGGGCATATGGTAAATTTGGAAGCGCCCGAAAAAATTAATGAATCAATTCTTCGGTTCTTAAAATAA
- a CDS encoding triose-phosphate isomerase, translating into MRNKIVAGNWKMYKDKTETIELISGLKEKLSKFNSNTEVIVSPPFTSLETAKELLKDSGVKLGAQNMHFENDGAFTGEISAKMLKSFGVEYVIIGHSERRSIFNEDDKMINKKILKALISGLKPIFCIGETLAERESNMTFQVVAKQVNEGLTNVTTEQLQTLTLAYEPVWAIGTGKTASPAQAEEVHYHLRELIEKKFGRSASNSIRILYGGSVKPENAKELFAQPNIDGGLIGGACLKAESFFNIIQAAS; encoded by the coding sequence ATGCGTAATAAAATTGTTGCTGGTAATTGGAAAATGTATAAAGATAAAACCGAAACTATTGAGCTTATTTCCGGCTTGAAGGAAAAACTATCCAAGTTTAATTCGAATACTGAAGTAATAGTATCTCCTCCATTCACGTCTCTCGAAACTGCAAAAGAGTTATTGAAAGATTCGGGAGTTAAATTGGGCGCTCAAAATATGCACTTTGAGAATGATGGTGCTTTTACTGGAGAAATCTCTGCAAAAATGTTGAAATCATTCGGAGTGGAATATGTTATAATTGGACATTCGGAACGACGTTCAATTTTTAATGAAGATGACAAAATGATAAACAAGAAAATCCTGAAGGCGCTAATTTCAGGATTGAAACCGATTTTCTGTATCGGCGAAACTTTAGCTGAAAGAGAAAGCAATATGACTTTCCAAGTTGTTGCCAAACAAGTAAACGAAGGACTTACCAATGTTACAACCGAACAATTACAAACTTTAACATTGGCTTACGAACCTGTGTGGGCAATTGGAACAGGTAAAACCGCTTCGCCGGCTCAAGCTGAGGAAGTCCATTATCATTTGAGGGAACTGATTGAAAAAAAATTTGGAAGATCGGCATCAAACTCAATAAGAATTCTATACGGTGGAAGCGTTAAACCGGAAAACGCCAAAGAACTTTTTGCCCAACCAAATATTGATGGAGGATTAATCGGTGGAGCTTGTCTAAAAGCGGAGTCGTTTTTTAATATTATACAAGCTGCATCATAG